The following proteins are encoded in a genomic region of Leucoraja erinacea ecotype New England chromosome 21, Leri_hhj_1, whole genome shotgun sequence:
- the ift52 gene encoding intraflagellar transport protein 52 homolog, producing MVTSVQDNMEKDQRNIIVFNASKKELFSTTSGYKSLQKKLRTNWKIQSFKDEITEEKLIGVKLWITAGPRDKFTATELDILKKYLERGGCILVMLGEGGESKYDTNINFLLEEYGIMVNNDAVVRNMYYKYFHPKEALISNGILNREISRAAGKSVPGMMDEENNGNNLQALTFVYPFGATLSVMKPAIAVLSTGSVCFPLNRPILAFYNSKLQGGKLAVLGSCHMISDQYFDKEENGKIMDVVFQWLTTNEIHLNQIDAEDPEISDYTMLPDTAKLSDRLRVCLQEGDENPRDFTTLFDMSVFKLDTMALPKVITAYEQLNVKHESLQLIQPQFETPLPTLQPAVFPPSFRELPAPTLDLFDLDETFSSEKVRLAQLTNKCTDDDLEFYVRKCGDILGVSNRQENKDAKEILEHIFFQVVEFKKLNQEHDIDTNEDGIINLQNEN from the exons GATAACATGGAGAAGGATCAACGTAACATTATAGTTTTTAACGCATCAAAGAAAGAGCTATTTTCTACCACTAGTGGATACAAGTCATTGCAAAAGAAACTCCGCACCAATTGGAAGATACAAAG TTTTAAAGATGAAATCACAGAAGAGAAACTAATAGGAGTGAAACTGTGGATCACAGCTGGTCCCAGAGATAAATTCACTGCCACTGAA CTTGATATATTGAAAAAATACCTGGAACGTGGAGGGTGCATTCTTGTGATGCTGGGAGAAGGTGGAGAATCTAAATATGACACAAATATAAACTTTTTATTAGAGGAGTATGGAATTATGGTGAATAATG ATGCTGTTGTAAGAAATATGTATTATAAGTACTTCCATCCCAAAGAAGCTTTAATATCAAATGGAATTTTAAACAG AGAAATCAGTCGAGCAGCTGGGAAGTCTGTGCCTGGAATGATGGATGAAGAAAACAATGGCAACAACTTGCA AGCCCTGACGTTTGTTTATCCATTTGGTGCTACACTGAGTGTCATGAAACCGGCCATTGCAGTGCTGTCGACAGGTTCTGTATGTTTCCCCCTCAACAGGCCAATTCTGGCCTTCTACAATTCCAAG CTCCAAGGTGGAAAATTGGCTGTTCTGGGATCTTGTCATATGATCAGTGACCAATATTTTGACAAAGAAGAAAATGGCAAAATCATG GATGTTGTCTTTCAGTGGCTGACTACAAATGAAATCCATTTAAACCAAATTGATGCTGAGGATCCAGAG ATTTCAGATTATACCATGCTTCCAGATACAGCTAAACTGTCGGACAGACTGAGGGTGTGCTTGCAAGAAGGGGATGAAAATCCACGGGATTTTACGACACTATTTGACATGTCGGTCTTTAAACTGGACACAATGGCTCTCCCAAAAGTTATCAC GGCTTATGAACAACTAAATGTGAAACATGAATCACTTCAACTGATACAACCTCAGTTCGAAACACCACTTCCTACACTGCAGCCAGCT GTCTTTCCTCCCTCCTTTCGAGAGCTGCCAGCACCAACATTGGATCTCTTTGATCTTGATGAAACATTTTCATCTGAAAAAGTCAGACTTGCTCAGCTGACCAACAAAT GTACCGATGATGATCTGGAATTCTATGTTCGCAAGTGTGGTGACATTCTTGGTGTATCAAACAGACAAGAAAACAAAGATGCAAAAGAAATTTTAGAACACATCTTTTTCCAAGTGGTGGAATTTAAGAAACTGAATCAG GAACATGACATAGACACAAATGAAGATGGaataattaatttacagaatgaAAACTGA